A region of Arabidopsis thaliana chromosome 5, partial sequence DNA encodes the following proteins:
- a CDS encoding Carbohydrate-binding X8 domain superfamily protein (Carbohydrate-binding X8 domain superfamily protein; FUNCTIONS IN: molecular_function unknown; INVOLVED IN: biological_process unknown; LOCATED IN: endomembrane system; CONTAINS InterPro DOMAIN/s: X8 (InterPro:IPR012946); BEST Arabidopsis thaliana protein match is: Carbohydrate-binding X8 domain superfamily protein (TAIR:AT5G63230.1); Has 1384 Blast hits to 1336 proteins in 39 species: Archae - 0; Bacteria - 0; Metazoa - 0; Fungi - 0; Plants - 1383; Viruses - 0; Other Eukaryotes - 1 (source: NCBI BLink).) has product MSSQLLTLFLLLSAVAIPVVTSRQWCMAMPNATGEQLQANIDYACSQNVDCTPIQPGGTCYEPNTLLDHASFAMNAYYQSHGRIEDACRFGRTGCFVFIDPSNGSCIYYT; this is encoded by the coding sequence AAcgctctttcttcttctatctgcTGTTGCGATCCCTGTCGTGACTAGCAGACAATGGTGCATGGCCATGCCGAATGCCACAGGAGAACAATTACAAGCTAATATTGATTATGCTTGTAGCCAGAATGTTGATTGTACACCGATCCAACCAGGTGGAACTTGCTATGAACCTAACACGTTATTAGACCATGCGTCGTTTGCCATGAACGCATATTATCAAAGCCATGGTCGTATCGAAGATGCTTGTAGGTTCGGCCGTActggttgttttgttttcatcgaCCCAAGTAATGGTTCATGTATCTACTACACTTAA
- a CDS encoding golgi-to-ER traffic-like protein: MSRERIKRELPPVQEHIDKLRKVIEEGNYYGALQMYKSISARYVTAQRFSEALDILFSGACIELEHGLVNCGADLAILFVDTLVKAKSPCNDETLDRIRCIFKLFPRVPVPPHLVDVSDDEDVQNLQESLGEARSRVENLTSFLRAAIKWSAEFGGPRTGYPELHAMLGDYLYTECPELDMVRISRHFVRAEDPEKFASMLVNFMGRCYPGEDDLAIARAVLMYLSMGNMKDANFMMDEIKKQAETKNPELSESDLIQFISYLLETLQRDALPLFNMLRVKYKSSIDRDQLLNELLDEIAERFYGVQRKNPLQGMFGDIFKVN, translated from the exons ATGTCGAGAGAGAGGATCAAACGTGAATTACCTCCTGTTCAAGAG CATATTGATAAATTGCGGAAAGTGATAGAGGAAGGCAATTACTATGGAGCTTTGCAGATGTATAAATCTATCAGTGCAAG ATATGTCACCGCTCAAAGATTCTCTGAAGCTCTTGATATCCTCTTTTCAGGGGCTTGCATTGAACTAGAACACGGCCTG GTGAATTGTGGGGCGGACCTAgctattttgtttgttgacaCACTAGTTAAAGCCAAATCTCCTTGCAACGATGAAACTCTTG ATCGTATCAGGTgtattttcaaattgtttccTCGGGTTCCTGTACCACCTCATTTGGTAGATGTGAGTGACGATGAAGATGTTCAAAATCTTCAAGAATCTCTTGGGGAAGCCAGATCACGAGTAGAAAACTTGACTTCGTTCTTGAGAGCTGCTATCAA atGGTCTGCAGAATTTGGAGGCCCACGTACTGGCTATCCTGAGTTGCATGCTATGCTGGGTGATTATCTCTACACTGAGTGTCCTGAACTT GATATGGTCCGGATATCCCGACATTTTGTTAGAGCTGAGGACCCCGAGAAATTTGCATCTATGCTGGTCAACTTTATGGGAAGG TGTTATCCCGGAGAAGATGACCTCGCAATTGCACGAGCAGTTCTCAT GTATTTATCCATGGGTAACATGAAAGATGCAAACTTTATGATGGATGAGATTAAGAAACAAGCAGAGACAAAAAATCCTGAGCTTTCAGAATCGGACCTTATCCAATTTATCTCATATCTTCTGGAAAC GTTGCAGAGGGATGCATTACCTCTTTTCAATATGTTAAGAGTAAAATATAAGTCAAGCATAGATAGAGATCAGCTG